The Euphorbia lathyris chromosome 8, ddEupLath1.1, whole genome shotgun sequence genome has a window encoding:
- the LOC136202191 gene encoding H/ACA ribonucleoprotein complex subunit 4-like, producing the protein MSDVELSRSEKKKHKKKNTTASAMDDLKTNPKDADAAAGDFMIKPQSFTPSLDTSNWPILLKNYDRLNVRTGHYTPLPSGFSPLKRPLAEYIRYGVINLDKPANPSSHEVVAWIKRILRVEKTGHSGTLDPKVTGNLIVCIDRATRLVKSQQGAGKEYVCIARLHDKVSDVAKVARALETLTGAVFQRPPLISAVKRQLRVRTVYESKLLEFDSDRHLVVFWISCEAGTYVRTMCVHLGLMLGVGGHMQELRRVRSGILGEKDNMVTMHDVMDAQWIYDKHGDESYLRRVIMPLEVILTSYKRLVVKDSAVNAICYGAKFMIPGLLRFENDVEVGEEVVLMTTKGEAIALGIAEMTTAVMATCDHGVVAKIKRVVMDRDTYPRKWGLGPRASMKKKMIAEGKLDKHGKPTDKTPVEWTRNLVALPTGGDSMVASLAAAVVEKEIAVVREGDEEKEKKKKKKKKSKDEEDGEGREGRKRKLDENSNSPDVQLPAKKAKVEEKETVVESEDEKKEKKKKKKERNGKGDAGSPDTEKSEKKKKKKKDKEGEEVEVIEDDRSNGKDDKSEKKKKKKKKKDAEEV; encoded by the coding sequence ATGTCAGATGTTGAGCTTTCTCGTTCGGAGAAGAAAAAGCACAAGAAGAAGAACACAACTGCTTCAGCCATGGACGACCTCAAAACCAACCCCAAGGACGCCGACGCTGCCGCCGGAGACTTCATGATCAAACCTCAGAGCTTCACTCCGTCACTCGACACTTCCAATTGGCCTATTCTCTTGAAAAACTACGACCGCCTCAATGTCCGTACCGGTCACTACACTCCTCTCCCTTCTGGTTTCTCCCCTCTCAAGCGTCCTCTGGCAGAATACATCCGCTACGGAGTTATCAATCTCGATAAGCCGGCGAATCCGTCTTCTCATGAAGTTGTTGCTTGGATCAAACGGATTCTTAGGGTTGAGAAAACAGGACACAGCGGCACATTGGATCCTAAAGTTACAGGTAATTTGATTGTTTGTATTGATAGAGCTACTCGTCTTGTTAAATCACAACAAGGTGCTGGTAAAGAATATGTTTGTATTGCTAGATTACATGATAAAGTTTCTGATGTTGCTAAAGTAGCTAGAGCTCTTGAAACTCTTACTGGTGCTGTTTTTCAAAGGCCGCCATTGATTTCTGCTGTTAAAAGGCAGCTTAGAGTTAGAACTGTTTATGAGAGTAAATTGTTAGAGTTCGATTCAGATCGGCATTTAGTTGTATTTTGGATTTCTTGTGAGGCTGGGACTTATGTTAGAACTATGTGTGTTCATTTGGGTTTGATGCTTGGTGTTGGTGGGCATATGCAGGAATTGAGAAGAGTTAGGTCTGGGATTTTGGGGGAAAAGGATAATATGGTAACTATGCATGATGTTATGGATGCTCAATGGATTTATGATAAACATGGAGATGAGAGCTATTTGAGGAGAGTGATCATGCCTCTTGAAGTGATTTTAACTAGTTATAAGAGATTAGTTGTGAAGGATTCGGCTGTGAATGCGATTTGTTATGGTGCTAAGTTCATGATTCCCGGTCTTTTGAGGTTCGAAAACGATGTAGAGGTAGGGGAGGAAGTTGTTCTGATGACTACCAAGGGTGAGGCAATTGCTTTGGGTATTGCGGAGATGACGACTGCTGTTATGGCGACGTGTGATCATGGCGTAGTGGCGAAGATTAAGAGAGTTGTTATGGATAGAGATACTTACCCTAGGAAATGGGGGTTGGGGCCGCGAGCTTcgatgaagaagaaaatgattGCAGAGGGGAAATTAGATAAACATGGTAAGCCAACGGATAAGACTCCGGTAGAATGGACGAGGAATTTGGTAGCATTGCCTACTGGGGGAGATTCTATGGTTGCTAGCCTTGCTGCTGCTGTTGTAGAGAAGGAGATTGCTGTAGTGAGAGAGGGTGatgaggagaaggagaagaagaagaagaagaaaaagaagagcaAGGACGAGGAGGATGGCGAGGGGCGTGAGGGGCGTAAACGCAAGTTGGATGAAAACTCTAATAGCCCGGATGTTCAACTTCCTGCTAAGAAAGCTAAAGTTGAGGAAAAGGAGACGGTTGTCGAAAGTGAAGATgagaaaaaggagaagaagaagaagaagaaggaacgGAATGGTAAAGGCGATGCGGGTTCGCCTGACACGGAGAAGTccgagaagaaaaagaagaagaagaaagataaAGAGGGTGAAGAGGTGGAAGTTATTGAAGATGATAGAAGTAATGGTAAGGATGATAAaagtgagaagaagaagaagaagaagaaaaagaaagatgcAGAAGaagtataa